The following proteins are co-located in the Gossypium hirsutum isolate 1008001.06 chromosome A02, Gossypium_hirsutum_v2.1, whole genome shotgun sequence genome:
- the LOC107951950 gene encoding pentatricopeptide repeat-containing protein At1g71210, mitochondrial, with protein MIKLLSSIKHVAKSSPFILLKNRNGNSCSYSCLFIPPSAIDSPSVHHLNLSAKDVVASLKDWFKAPNTSLLDRIFSILISQDQAARDDESSRHAADLALSHLNLPLSETFVLQVLSYGRSSSKDVLSCLKFFDWAGRQPGFHHTRATFHAIFKILSKAKLVPLMLEFLQDFMKHRCSYRVRFHDTLVLGYALAGKPAMALQMFGRMRFQGLDLDTFAYHVLLNALVDESCFDAVDMIAKQISLRGFDNGITHCILVKCWCKQSKLEEAEAYLRGLAESRKPVDGHAVSIIVSALCKGNRFQHAATLLEEFTELNVPMEQAYGIWLQNVVQRGKLNWYLNFINRKKLFSRNVPRLFQYNVLVLRLLREYRLNDVFDLLIEMENDGISPDKVTMNAVLCFFCKAGMVDVAIELYNSRSEFGLSLNRMTYCDFISNLCWNGVIDEAYCVLRNSVREGYFPSKKTFSILAGALCREEKFDRIKELVVSSLEQKFRPCYDVCDSFIVALCKANRVEDAYLLHGEISRINKDMSSKTYFHLIHGFCKSNRGDIAAALLLEMQEKGHKPIRKLFRYVICCLCDMQSLENQFFKLLEMQLSHFEPSSHIFNFFIAGAGHAKKPELAREVFEMMLRSGIKPSLRSDIFMLHSYLKNDRISDALNFFNDVRRRRQIGRKLYSSIVVGLCKADKVDYALNFMREMRNNNVFPGMECYEHLIQLLCWKESYSLAVSLVNELEQTRGYITSFIGNVLLSHSLKTKKLYKAWVQFREGQDETSDISLLGQLIGIFSGCMEANQDIKSFEEIIAKCFPVDVYTYNTLLRKLSESKVDLAFELYDWICEKGYEPNRWTYDIIIHCLLKKGRRAEAQRWLEEMFEKGFDLTERTKLLI; from the coding sequence ATGATCAAGCTTTTAAGTTCAATTAAACATGTAGCCAAATCCAGTCCATTTATCCTGTTGAAAAATCGTAATGGTAATTCATGTTCCTACTCTTGTTTATTTATCCCACCATCTGCCATCGATTCCCCATCAGTTCATCACCTTAATCTAAGCGCCAAGGACGTGGTCGCCTCTTTGAAAGACTGGTTCAAGGCCCCAAACACATCTCTTCTTGACCGCATCTTCAGCATCCTAATCTCCCAAGACCAAGCCGCCCGGGACGATGAATCTTCGAGGCATGCCGCTGACCTTGCTCTCTCCCACCTTAATCTCCCTCTCTCCGAGACCTTTGTCCTCCAGGTCCTCTCCTACGGCCGCTCCTCCTCCAAAGACGTTCTCTCATGCCTCAAGTTCTTCGACTGGGCGGGCCGCCAGCCGGGATTCCACCACACCCGAGCCACCTTCCATGCCATCTTCAAGATTCTCTCGAAAGCGAAGCTAGTGCCCTTGATGCTTGAGTTCTTGCAGGATTTTATGAAGCATAGGTGCAGTTACAGGGTCAGATTCCACGACACATTAGTTTTGGGTTATGCCCTTGCAGGGAAACCGGCGATGGCACTCCAGATGTTCGGTAGAATGCGATTCCAGGGTCTTGACTTGGATACCTTTGCCTACCACGTGCTTTTGAATGCTCTTGTAGACGAGAGTTGCTTTGACGCCGTTGACATGATAGCTAAGCAGATTTCATTGAGGGGTTTTGACAACGGCATCACCCACTGCATCCTGGTCAAGTGCTGGTGCAAGCAGAGCAAGTTGGAGGAGGCGGAGGCCTATTTGCGCGGTTTGGCGGAGAGCAGGAAGCCCGTTGATGGGCATGCCGTGAGTATTATTGTGAGTGCGCTTTGCAAGGGCAACAGGTTCCAACATGCCGCCACCTTGTTGGAGGAGTTTACGGAGCTTAATGTGCCTATGGAACAAGCTTATGGGATCTGGCTTCAGAATGTTGTGCAACGTGGGAAGTTAAACTGGTACTTGAACTTTATCAATAGGAAGAAATTATTCAGTAGGAATGTTCCGCGCCTATTTCAGTACAATGTCTTGGTATTGAGACTGTTAAGAGAGTACCGGCTGAATGatgtttttgatttgttaatCGAAATGGAGAATGATGGAATTTCCCCTGATAAGGTCACCATGAATGCTGTTTTGTGTTTCTTTTGCAAGGCTGGGATGGTGGATGTTGCCATTGAGTTGTATAACTCCAGGTCAGAGTTTGGACTCTCTCTTAATAGAATGACGTATTGTGATTTTATCAGTAACTTATGTTGGAATGGAGTTATTGATGAAGCTTATTGTGTGTTAAGAAATTCAGTTCGTGAAGGTTACTTCCCTAGTAAAAAGACCTTCAGTATTCTTGCCGGTGCTTTGTGCAGAGAGGAAAAATTTGACAGAATAAAGGAGCTGGTAGTTTCGTCCCTAGAGCAGAAATTTAGGCCCTGCTATGATGTCTGTGACTCATTTATTGTAGCTTTGTGTAAAGCAAATAGGGTTGAAGATGCCTATTTATTACACGGTGAAATTAGTAGAATAAATAAAGACATGTCAAGTAAAACTTACTTTCACTTGATTCATGGTTTTTGCAAGTCAAATAGGGGAGATATTGCTGCAGCACTTCTACTTGAAATGCAGGAGAAGGGTCATAAACCAATCAGAAAATTGTTTAGATATGTTATCTGTTGCCTGTGCGATATGCAAAGCCTGGAAAACCAGTTTTTCAAATTGCTAGAGATGCAGTTGTCTCATTTTGAACCAAGCTCTCATATCTTTAACTTCTTCATTGCTGGAGCTGGTCATGCCAAAAAGCCTGAATTAGCAAGAGAAGTGTTTGAGATGATGCTAAGAAGTGGGATTAAACCTTCCTTAAGATCTGACATCTTTATGTTGCATAGTTACCTAAAGAATGATAGAATTTCTGATGCTTTAAACTTCTTTAATGATGTACGCCGGAGAAGACAAATAGGGAGAAAATTATATAGTTCCATCGTCGTTGGTCTTTGCAAAGCAGACAAGGTAGATTACGCTTTGAATTTCATGAGAGAAATGAGGAATAATAATGTTTTTCCGGGCATGGAATGCTATGAGCATCTTATACAGTTGTTGTGCTGGAAGGAAAGTTACAGTTTGGCTGTAAGTCTTGTTAATGAGCTGGAGCAAACTAGGGGCTATATTACATCTTTTATTGGTAATGTACTTCTGTCACACTCCTTAAAGACTAAAAAGTTGTATAAGGCTTGGGTTCAATTTAGAGAAGGGCAAGATGAGACATCAGATATTTCGTTGCTTGGACAACTAATTGGAATATTTTCTGGTTGCATGGAAGCAAACCAAGATATCAAGAGCTTTGAAGAAATAATTGCAAAATGTTTTCCAGTTGACGTCTACACATACAATACACTATTGAGGAAACTGAGTGAAAGCAAAGTGGACCTTGCTTTTGAGTTGTATGACTGGATATGCGAGAAAGGGTATGAGCCAAATCGATGGACGTATGACATCATAATACATTGTCTTCTCAAAAAGGGTAGGAGAGCTGAAGCTCAGAGATGGTTGGAGGAGATGTTTGAGAAAGGTTTTGATCTAACAGAGCGTACCAAACTGTTAATCTGA